The following coding sequences lie in one Paraflavitalea devenefica genomic window:
- a CDS encoding RagB/SusD family nutrient uptake outer membrane protein yields the protein MKKQFKYIAIALAGYMLTTVFAGCKRSLELEPQDRVSDASFWKSTSEFKLAANGFYGYLRTFGQTNTLNDSRNATDLGADRGAFVRGTNTTVSDDGNYNNAYAWIRNCNYLLAKAANYPKPEEIKTYVAEAKFFRAYVYFDKLLTSYGGVILVKDVLTTESPELSAKRNTRDETIDFIIQDLEAAIADLPLESAILPGDKGRISKQAAQAFLGRVCLYEGTWQKFRAGNATRYNALLDKSIANSNAVIATNEYSLFKPAALGDSALKYLFILENQKSNPANITKAANKEYVLAVRYESNNLLRTIPGQISFGALGADMSRKMADMYLCSDGLPIDKTTTSFSRATLTSEFANRDNRMRYFMTMPNYRYWQNAANWHINWDWSPADLANARPAHDTWANGTTGYENQQWAAERQVPNFQEGYDYPVIRLAEVYLNYAEAVYERNGAISDADLDISLNLVRQRVNASMPKLSNALVTANGLSMQEEIRRERAVELQGEGFRFDDLKRWYIAHTELTKPMLGVHWTGTEYETIYSYTGTETPPPGLKKKPSITLDANGDVVVDPVTQRKFAEKNYLIPLPLKQIQLNPNLEQNKDWQ from the coding sequence ATGAAAAAGCAATTCAAATATATAGCGATCGCCCTGGCAGGATATATGCTTACTACCGTGTTTGCCGGTTGTAAGCGATCCCTGGAACTGGAGCCGCAAGACAGGGTATCCGATGCCAGCTTCTGGAAATCAACTTCCGAATTCAAATTAGCCGCCAATGGCTTTTATGGATACCTGCGCACTTTTGGTCAAACCAATACCTTGAATGATTCCCGTAATGCCACTGACCTGGGCGCCGACAGGGGCGCTTTTGTAAGAGGTACGAATACGACAGTTTCTGACGACGGGAATTATAATAACGCCTATGCCTGGATCCGGAACTGCAACTATCTGCTGGCTAAGGCCGCCAATTATCCCAAGCCGGAGGAGATTAAAACGTATGTAGCGGAGGCCAAATTCTTCCGGGCCTACGTTTACTTTGATAAACTCCTTACTTCCTATGGTGGTGTTATTCTCGTAAAAGATGTGTTGACCACTGAGTCGCCCGAGTTGAGTGCCAAACGCAATACGCGCGACGAAACCATAGATTTTATTATCCAGGACCTTGAAGCGGCTATTGCCGACCTGCCGCTGGAAAGCGCCATCCTGCCTGGTGATAAAGGACGCATCAGCAAGCAGGCCGCACAGGCTTTCCTGGGCCGTGTATGCCTGTATGAAGGCACCTGGCAAAAATTCAGGGCAGGGAATGCTACGCGTTATAATGCGTTGCTGGATAAATCCATCGCCAACAGCAATGCTGTAATTGCCACCAATGAGTATTCCTTATTTAAACCTGCTGCTTTGGGCGATTCGGCCCTCAAGTACCTGTTTATCCTGGAAAACCAGAAATCCAATCCTGCCAATATCACGAAAGCTGCCAACAAAGAGTACGTGCTGGCCGTTCGTTATGAATCGAACAACCTGTTGAGAACGATACCCGGGCAGATCTCCTTTGGCGCCCTGGGCGCCGATATGAGCCGTAAAATGGCTGATATGTACCTGTGCAGCGATGGGTTGCCTATTGATAAAACAACCACCTCCTTTAGCCGCGCTACCCTCACGTCTGAATTTGCAAACAGGGATAACCGCATGCGCTATTTTATGACCATGCCCAACTACCGTTACTGGCAAAATGCTGCCAACTGGCATATAAACTGGGATTGGAGCCCGGCCGACTTGGCGAATGCACGCCCCGCCCATGATACCTGGGCCAATGGTACTACCGGCTATGAAAACCAGCAATGGGCAGCCGAAAGACAGGTGCCCAATTTCCAGGAAGGGTACGACTATCCCGTTATACGCCTGGCGGAAGTGTACCTCAATTATGCCGAAGCAGTCTATGAACGGAATGGGGCCATCAGTGATGCCGACCTGGACATATCCCTGAACCTGGTGCGGCAGCGGGTAAATGCTTCCATGCCTAAGCTGAGCAATGCCCTGGTTACCGCCAATGGGTTGAGTATGCAGGAAGAAATACGCCGGGAAAGAGCAGTGGAGCTGCAGGGAGAAGGTTTCCGTTTTGATGACCTGAAACGCTGGTATATTGCCCACACTGAACTGACCAAGCCAATGCTGGGCGTTCACTGGACAGGTACGGAATACGAAACCATCTACTCTTATACCGGTACTGAAACACCGCCTCCTGGATTGAAGAAAAAACCTTCTATTACTTTAGATGCCAATGGCGATGTGGTCGTTGATCCGGTAACGCAAAGAAAATTTGCTGAAAAGAATTACCTGATCCCCCTGCCACTAAAACAGATCCAGTTAAATCCCAATCTTGAACAAAACAAGGATTGGCAATAG
- a CDS encoding LacI family DNA-binding transcriptional regulator, translated as MVKRKISIHDIARQLEVSAATISYVLNGKATEKRISPAMEQKVLQYVESCGYRPNRVAKSLRTGKSKIIGMLVEDIADPFFSSISRIIEKYAHRHDYKIFHASTENDVAITRDLLRVFRDTQVDGYIIAPPPGIEKDIASLMNDDLPVVLFDRFFPELETYNVIVDNLGGAREAVDHFIANGYKNIGLVTLNSTQTQMHDRLLGYSNAMAQQGLTPAVLKIPYEMEREKLVVEKIANFLQSNPALDAILFATNYLAISGLEAIHTNGSQIPDDMAVVGFDDNTHFSLFSPSISAVAQPVEEMSKAVIEALMNCLSGTGNVLGKETIVLPTRLVIRQSSHQVVRNKLTV; from the coding sequence GTGGTAAAAAGGAAGATCTCCATACATGATATAGCCAGGCAACTGGAGGTTTCGGCTGCCACCATTTCTTATGTACTCAATGGTAAGGCCACTGAAAAACGCATCAGTCCCGCCATGGAACAGAAGGTATTGCAATATGTGGAGAGCTGCGGTTACCGGCCCAACCGGGTGGCCAAATCACTGCGCACCGGCAAAAGCAAGATCATCGGCATGCTGGTAGAAGATATCGCCGATCCGTTCTTTTCGAGCATTTCGAGGATCATTGAAAAATATGCCCACCGGCATGATTATAAAATATTCCATGCGAGCACAGAGAACGATGTGGCCATTACCCGCGATCTCTTACGGGTGTTCCGCGATACGCAGGTGGATGGATATATTATAGCGCCGCCACCCGGTATTGAAAAAGATATTGCTTCACTGATGAATGATGACCTGCCGGTCGTATTGTTCGACCGTTTCTTCCCGGAGCTCGAAACTTACAATGTAATTGTTGACAACCTGGGCGGCGCCCGGGAGGCGGTAGACCATTTTATTGCCAATGGCTATAAGAACATTGGACTGGTGACCCTGAATTCCACGCAAACACAGATGCATGACCGGCTGCTGGGATACAGCAATGCCATGGCGCAACAAGGCCTTACTCCTGCCGTGCTGAAGATACCTTATGAGATGGAGCGGGAAAAGCTGGTGGTGGAAAAGATTGCCAACTTCCTGCAAAGCAATCCTGCACTGGATGCCATTCTGTTTGCCACCAACTACCTGGCCATTAGCGGACTGGAAGCTATTCATACAAACGGATCACAGATACCAGATGATATGGCGGTGGTGGGCTTTGACGATAACACACATTTTTCCCTGTTCTCGCCTTCCATTTCTGCCGTGGCGCAACCCGTGGAAGAAATGTCGAAAGCAGTGATCGAAGCTTTGATGAATTGCCTGTCGGGAACAGGAAACGTGCTGGGAAAGGAAACGATTGTATTGCCTACGCGACTTGTCATCAGGCAATCATCGCATCAGGTGGTCAGGAATAAGCTAACGGTGTAA
- a CDS encoding SusC/RagA family TonB-linked outer membrane protein: MINSPRLPQRWAAMCSLLLLLMTVCSNTAWAQATKTVTGTVVDAQTNAPVPGASVRAKGSTSGTSTDVKGQFKLTIAADAALVVSNIGFEEKEINPGADGTVVIKLTSANQQLNDVVVVGYGTKKKATLTGSVSSVDSKVFQDRGVVPNPMSALQGQVPGVIVTRSSAAPGQEGWDFQIRGATSINGTQPLVLVDGIPLVGLSALNSINPNDIDNMSFLKDAAAAIYGARAAGGVVLITTKRAKSGKPFIQYNGSVSQKRMGLKPGILNGDQYGKYLLEAISNASVNGTADENWIWTKYARAWINRPDSLYIDKTTPGYVDNIGFTDVRDYTFFDTNPIDLLWGNGRAYSDQHDLSLSARNDKIGFRLSLGYMNDGSMLKWGKNSNKRYNARLALDYTFSPKLKIETIISLEKNDVVYPTRQGEINFGSQPGFPVATKSGKPYAWGTQPARNWLLELGGENITYNSRVFANIKADYSISKDLKLITQAGYSWAGIDMANQYKYIPEIYNYAETYQYQGNPRQDQSWYERGFFKDAYFNTNAYLEYKKTVAEDHSINVVAGGSYEREEYDFYSTRTTYLASNDVPSLSLGLGDNTTRTNNQSRFHWAIASFFGRINYTYKDKYLLEANIRRDGSSKFDPDNQWKLYSGVSAGWRITQEGFMQNVRFLDELKLRGSIGTVGNQSGIGLYDYLQLINIGTGGPVLGGYSSRSVTAGPAGTLVSTNRTWEKIQNTNIAVDFAVLKNRLSGTFEYFWKENKNMLLPQEYPAVLGATAPTNNIGRLKVWGWEMALSWKDRIGKVYYYINGTLTDNSNKLVSYGGRNVVTAGSPIVEGYAIGSYFGYVYNGRIQTDKQAADYALLVPGSSISNMPSATQMIKGINMYKDVNGDGKLTNAGANQYLLGLKDANGKAIPDGDVVYLGRSDPRYTFAFNMGADWNGFDFSVVFQGVGKRLVYRRSDWSIPFGTIWQGHANWWVGKTWTPNNPNAELPILTTATNNGFGGYGAYNYQISNWSLQNGAYVRLKNIVLGYTLPQELSRKAKIERLRVYVAGNDLWELTKVQDKWDPEQTAGISGGAQRYPFYRLLTFGVNVTF, translated from the coding sequence ATGATCAATTCTCCGCGATTGCCACAAAGATGGGCTGCCATGTGCTCCCTTCTGTTGCTGCTGATGACCGTATGCAGCAATACAGCCTGGGCGCAGGCTACAAAAACGGTTACCGGTACGGTTGTAGATGCACAAACCAATGCGCCTGTTCCGGGCGCCAGTGTACGGGCCAAAGGTTCCACTTCCGGTACATCTACTGATGTAAAAGGACAATTCAAACTGACCATTGCTGCCGATGCAGCGCTTGTTGTCTCCAATATTGGGTTTGAAGAAAAAGAAATTAACCCAGGTGCTGATGGAACAGTAGTGATAAAGCTGACCAGCGCTAACCAGCAACTGAATGATGTGGTAGTAGTAGGTTATGGCACCAAGAAGAAAGCTACCTTAACCGGGTCGGTATCTTCCGTGGATTCAAAAGTATTCCAGGACCGTGGCGTGGTGCCTAATCCCATGTCGGCCCTGCAGGGCCAGGTACCGGGTGTGATTGTTACCCGCAGTTCGGCAGCACCGGGACAGGAAGGATGGGATTTCCAGATCAGGGGTGCCACTTCTATCAACGGTACTCAACCATTGGTGCTGGTGGATGGTATTCCCCTCGTTGGCCTCAGCGCCCTGAACTCTATTAACCCCAACGATATTGATAATATGTCTTTCCTGAAAGATGCGGCGGCTGCTATTTACGGGGCCCGGGCTGCCGGTGGTGTAGTATTGATCACTACCAAAAGAGCTAAATCAGGGAAGCCCTTCATTCAGTACAATGGTTCTGTATCACAAAAAAGAATGGGATTAAAGCCCGGTATCCTGAATGGTGACCAATATGGCAAGTATTTGTTAGAGGCCATCTCCAATGCCTCTGTCAACGGCACGGCCGATGAAAACTGGATATGGACCAAATATGCCAGGGCCTGGATCAACAGGCCGGATTCCCTGTATATTGATAAAACAACGCCAGGATATGTTGATAACATAGGTTTTACAGATGTAAGGGACTATACTTTTTTTGATACCAATCCTATAGACCTGCTATGGGGCAATGGAAGGGCTTATTCGGACCAGCATGACCTGAGCCTTTCGGCCAGGAATGATAAAATAGGATTCCGTTTGTCACTTGGCTATATGAATGACGGCAGTATGCTGAAATGGGGCAAGAACTCCAATAAACGCTATAATGCACGTCTGGCCCTCGATTATACCTTTTCTCCGAAGTTAAAAATAGAGACCATTATTTCACTGGAAAAGAATGATGTGGTGTATCCTACCAGGCAGGGCGAGATCAACTTTGGCTCTCAACCCGGCTTTCCGGTGGCTACGAAAAGCGGCAAACCCTATGCCTGGGGTACACAACCGGCCCGCAACTGGCTGCTTGAGCTGGGCGGGGAGAATATTACTTATAACAGCCGGGTGTTTGCCAACATAAAAGCTGATTACAGTATTTCTAAAGACCTGAAATTAATTACACAGGCTGGCTATAGCTGGGCTGGTATAGATATGGCGAATCAGTATAAATACATCCCGGAGATCTATAATTATGCTGAAACGTATCAATACCAGGGTAACCCCAGGCAGGATCAGTCATGGTATGAACGCGGATTTTTTAAAGACGCTTATTTCAACACGAATGCCTACCTGGAGTATAAAAAGACAGTGGCAGAAGATCATAGTATCAATGTTGTAGCCGGTGGAAGTTATGAGCGGGAAGAGTACGATTTCTATAGCACACGAACCACTTACCTGGCCAGCAATGATGTGCCTTCACTGAGTTTAGGTTTAGGCGATAATACTACCCGCACCAATAATCAAAGCCGCTTTCACTGGGCGATTGCCTCTTTCTTTGGACGTATCAATTATACTTATAAGGACAAATACCTTTTAGAGGCCAATATCCGTCGTGACGGTTCATCCAAATTTGATCCGGACAATCAATGGAAATTGTATTCCGGGGTGTCTGCCGGCTGGCGCATTACACAGGAGGGATTCATGCAGAATGTCCGGTTCCTGGATGAATTAAAGCTCAGGGGTTCTATAGGTACTGTGGGTAACCAGTCGGGCATAGGCTTGTATGATTACCTGCAATTGATCAATATTGGTACAGGAGGCCCTGTCCTCGGCGGTTATTCATCCCGTTCAGTAACAGCCGGACCGGCAGGTACGCTCGTAAGTACCAACAGGACCTGGGAGAAGATACAAAATACCAATATCGCGGTCGATTTTGCGGTACTCAAAAACAGGCTTAGCGGTACTTTCGAATATTTCTGGAAAGAAAATAAGAACATGCTGCTGCCCCAGGAATATCCTGCTGTATTGGGAGCTACAGCGCCTACTAATAACATCGGACGCCTGAAAGTATGGGGATGGGAAATGGCATTGAGCTGGAAAGACAGGATAGGTAAAGTGTATTATTATATTAACGGAACATTGACCGACAACAGCAATAAGCTGGTTAGTTATGGAGGCAGGAATGTGGTAACCGCCGGGTCGCCGATTGTGGAAGGATATGCGATAGGCTCTTATTTTGGCTATGTATACAATGGCCGTATCCAAACCGATAAGCAGGCGGCTGATTATGCACTGCTGGTACCCGGCAGCAGTATCTCCAATATGCCCAGCGCTACGCAGATGATCAAGGGCATTAACATGTATAAAGATGTTAACGGAGATGGCAAGCTCACCAATGCCGGCGCCAACCAATACCTGTTGGGTTTAAAAGATGCCAATGGCAAGGCCATACCCGATGGCGATGTAGTGTACTTAGGCAGAAGCGATCCCCGGTATACGTTTGCATTCAATATGGGTGCTGACTGGAATGGCTTTGATTTTTCAGTTGTATTCCAGGGAGTAGGAAAAAGGCTGGTCTACAGGCGTTCTGACTGGAGCATACCATTTGGTACCATCTGGCAGGGGCATGCCAACTGGTGGGTAGGAAAAACTTGGACACCCAATAATCCTAATGCAGAGCTGCCCATATTGACTACTGCTACCAATAACGGATTTGGCGGGTATGGCGCCTACAATTACCAGATATCCAACTGGTCACTGCAAAATGGCGCTTATGTGCGGTTAAAGAATATTGTATTAGGCTATACACTTCCGCAGGAACTCAGCCGTAAAGCGAAGATTGAAAGGCTGCGTGTGTATGTAGCCGGTAACGATCTCTGGGAATTGACCAAAGTGCAGGACAAGTGGGACCCCGAGCAAACTGCCGGCATAAGTGGCGGGGCGCAACGCTACCCCTTCTATCGCTTGCTGACCTTTGGTGTAAACGTTACTTTTTAA